Proteins encoded in a region of the Flavobacteriaceae bacterium HL-DH10 genome:
- the rpsA gene encoding 30S ribosomal protein S1, translated as MAEKAKQAEVEATEATTVEAPVVSEAKANPEKFLADFNWHNYQEGIDEVDDQQLKEFEKLVAENFVDTLNDEVVEGTVVHISDRDAIIDINAKSEGVISLNEFRYNPDLKVGDKVEVLIDVREDATGQLVLSHRKARVIKAWDRVNNAHDTGEIVNGFVKCRTKGGMIVDVFGIEAFLPGSQIDVKPIRDYDQYVNKTMEFKVVKINHEFKNVVVSHKALIEADIEIQKKEIIGQLEKGQVLEGVVKNITSYGVFIDLGGVDGLVHITDLSWSRINHPNEIVELDQKLNVVILDFDENKSRIQLGLKQLSKHPWEALAEEVKVGDKVKGKVVVIADYGAFIEVADGVEGLIHVSEMSWSTHLRSAQDFVSVGDEVEAQILTLDREDRKMSLGIKQLTTDPWTDITGKYPLGSKHTGIVRNFTNFGVFVELEEGIDGLIYISDLSWTKKIKHPSEFCAVGDKLDVVVLELDVEGRKLSLGHKQTTVNPWDKYETEFALETVHTAEISEIVDKGATVEFNEDIVAFVPTRHLEKEDGKKLKKGDSAEFKIIEFNKEFKRVVASHTAIFKAEEIKNVKVAAKKAASAAAEAKPTLGDANDALQALKDKMDGKA; from the coding sequence ATGGCTGAAAAAGCAAAACAAGCTGAAGTTGAAGCAACTGAAGCAACAACTGTTGAAGCTCCAGTAGTATCTGAAGCAAAAGCAAACCCTGAAAAATTCTTAGCAGATTTTAACTGGCACAATTACCAAGAAGGTATTGATGAAGTTGACGATCAACAACTTAAAGAATTTGAAAAATTAGTAGCAGAAAATTTCGTTGACACTTTAAATGATGAAGTAGTTGAAGGTACAGTAGTTCACATTTCTGATAGAGATGCTATTATTGATATCAATGCTAAATCTGAAGGTGTTATTTCTTTAAACGAATTTCGTTACAATCCAGACTTAAAAGTTGGAGACAAAGTAGAAGTATTAATTGATGTTCGTGAAGATGCAACTGGACAATTAGTATTATCTCACAGAAAAGCTAGAGTTATTAAAGCATGGGATCGTGTAAATAATGCTCATGATACTGGTGAAATCGTTAACGGTTTTGTAAAATGCAGAACTAAAGGTGGTATGATTGTAGATGTTTTCGGAATTGAAGCATTCTTACCAGGATCTCAAATTGATGTTAAACCAATTAGAGATTACGATCAGTATGTTAATAAAACTATGGAATTCAAAGTTGTTAAAATCAACCACGAATTTAAAAACGTAGTAGTATCTCATAAAGCTTTAATTGAAGCTGATATTGAAATACAGAAAAAAGAAATTATTGGTCAATTAGAAAAAGGTCAAGTATTAGAAGGTGTTGTTAAAAACATTACTTCTTATGGTGTATTTATTGATCTTGGTGGTGTTGACGGATTAGTTCATATTACAGATTTATCTTGGTCTAGAATCAACCATCCAAATGAGATTGTTGAGTTAGATCAAAAACTAAATGTAGTTATCCTTGATTTTGATGAAAACAAATCAAGAATCCAATTAGGTCTTAAACAATTATCTAAACACCCATGGGAAGCTCTTGCAGAAGAGGTTAAAGTTGGCGATAAAGTAAAAGGAAAAGTAGTTGTAATTGCTGATTACGGTGCATTTATTGAAGTTGCTGATGGTGTTGAAGGATTAATTCACGTATCTGAAATGTCTTGGTCTACACACTTACGTTCTGCACAAGATTTCGTATCTGTAGGAGATGAAGTTGAAGCTCAAATCTTAACTTTAGATAGAGAAGATCGTAAAATGTCTCTTGGTATCAAACAATTAACTACAGATCCATGGACAGATATTACTGGTAAATATCCATTAGGATCTAAACACACAGGTATTGTTCGTAACTTTACAAACTTTGGTGTATTTGTTGAATTAGAAGAAGGTATTGATGGATTAATTTACATCTCTGATTTATCTTGGACTAAGAAAATCAAACACCCATCTGAGTTCTGTGCAGTTGGTGATAAATTAGATGTTGTTGTATTAGAGTTAGATGTTGAAGGACGTAAATTATCTTTAGGTCACAAACAAACAACTGTTAATCCTTGGGATAAATATGAAACTGAGTTCGCTTTAGAAACAGTTCATACTGCTGAGATTTCTGAAATCGTAGATAAAGGAGCTACTGTAGAGTTTAACGAAGATATCGTTGCTTTTGTACCTACACGTCACCTTGAAAAAGAAGATGGTAAGAAACTTAAAAAAGGAGATAGTGCTGAGTTTAAAATCATTGAATTTAACAAAGAATTTAAACGCGTTGTAGCATCTCATACAGCTATATTTAAAGCTGAAGAGATTAAAAACGTAAAAGTAGCAGCTAAGAAAGCGGCAAGTGCAGCAGCAGAAGCAAAACCAACTCTTGGTGATGCTAATGATGCTTTACAAGCTCTTAAAGATAAAATGGACGGAAAAGCATAA
- a CDS encoding LysM peptidoglycan-binding domain-containing protein has product MTTKAKYQEVLDLGEALNIKDGNVTEENGVLKVKGMAKTQYEKNRLWDKIKEIGGDKPTDIMANITVEDESIYAKHTVKSGETLGKIAKHYYGNASKYQAIFKANTDVLKNPDLIHPGQELVIPNL; this is encoded by the coding sequence ATGACAACAAAAGCAAAATACCAAGAAGTACTAGATTTAGGAGAAGCCTTAAACATTAAAGACGGTAATGTTACAGAAGAAAATGGAGTTCTTAAAGTTAAAGGAATGGCTAAAACTCAATATGAAAAAAACAGACTTTGGGATAAAATAAAAGAAATTGGAGGAGACAAGCCAACAGATATTATGGCAAATATAACTGTTGAAGATGAAAGCATATACGCAAAGCATACTGTAAAAAGTGGTGAAACCTTAGGCAAGATAGCAAAACACTATTACGGAAATGCATCAAAATATCAAGCTATTTTTAAAGCGAATACAGATGTTTTAAAGAATCCTGATTTAATTCACCCAGGACAAGAATTGGTTATTCCGAATCTATAA
- the pyrR gene encoding bifunctional pyr operon transcriptional regulator/uracil phosphoribosyltransferase PyrR, whose amino-acid sequence MSQKVLLNAKEVNIILHRLACQLIEKHNDFSNTVLIGLQPRGVFLANRLAKILKEDYKVKNVQLGYLDITFYRDDFRRGEKPLEANSTKINFLVEDKDIVFIDDVLHTGRSIRAALTAIQSFGRPNEIELLTLIDRRFSRHLPIQPNYRGRQVDVINNEKVKVNWKENDNEDSVYLIEK is encoded by the coding sequence ATGAGTCAAAAAGTTTTACTTAACGCAAAAGAGGTAAACATCATTCTTCATCGATTGGCTTGTCAGCTTATTGAAAAACATAACGATTTCTCTAACACCGTTTTAATTGGTTTACAACCACGTGGGGTGTTTTTAGCAAACCGTTTAGCAAAAATTTTAAAAGAAGACTACAAGGTTAAAAATGTACAATTAGGATATTTAGACATTACTTTTTATAGGGATGATTTTCGGCGTGGTGAAAAACCTTTAGAAGCTAATAGTACAAAAATTAACTTTTTAGTAGAAGATAAAGATATTGTCTTTATTGACGATGTTTTGCATACAGGTCGAAGTATAAGAGCAGCTCTAACAGCGATACAATCATTTGGAAGACCTAATGAAATTGAGCTTTTAACACTTATTGACAGACGTTTTAGCAGGCATTTACCCATTCAACCAAATTATAGAGGTAGACAAGTGGATGTTATAAACAACGAAAAAGTAAAAGTAAACTGGAAAGAGAACGACAATGAAGATTCGGTTTATTTAATTGAAAAGTAA